One Fusarium poae strain DAOMC 252244 chromosome 4, whole genome shotgun sequence DNA window includes the following coding sequences:
- a CDS encoding hypothetical protein (TransMembrane:11 (o87-105i147-176o188-207i219-241o269-286i306-328o360-381i440-460o472-492i526-548o568-592i)): MDDFAAYRNQNRQAEPPQHDIRAADSDLDSIFEDDNPGRVYTSAPKEAFKLGYFDVMCLVLNRMIGTGIFNSPQRVMQGTRSTGATLLLWLAGVVYCLSGVHVYIEYGLNVPRYTINGVEQSVPRSGGDLNYLQYVYRKPAYRKGTVLLSTCMFGFCFIALGNMAGNCINFATMVLSAAGDDNPSSGAVRGIAIGIAILTCFIHTFSRRGGILLNNMLAMIKVMMLLLIIVTAIVVGAGGLKDADGNPVQKEIENNTRPSSAFAESGDANGYAHAFLAIIFSFSGFEQPNYVMGEISRPKRKHPVAMLLGVGTAILLYMAVNISYMVVVPSDDQIYDNVAQRFFELTLGSLNNSGTGKRIFHAFLAISSMGNIIVMTYTAARVKQEIAKEGIIPYAKFFAQDGDISLGRLLNWFKKRGMFSSLLSTRWLSPEDHMERTPVGAFVLHLVSCFVLIFATWTMDPKSSYTLLTSLSAYVINAFFGTFLGLGILILRFKGPPKTDKDEIQSPAAPPQTWRQMTGKHINPTLSVICAVIYIIGGLWPIVTIWIKPNEPEQRPGKAEEQRLTWWLVPTITWSVIGGSVFWFLGFIAFAMRRKHKRNEIFVAEKKPEFESADGPDDSDGRTGGYVLVHETVYLSWIAGEIHDSKGSGTTGFQDRPDAMSSAPVNRYAGTDFEAFYQEERVAAPAKAYYSEYRP; the protein is encoded by the exons ATGGACGACTTTGCAGCATACCGGAACCAAAATCGTCAAGCCGAACCGCCACAGCACGATATTCGAGCTGCTGATAGCGACCTTGATTCCATTTTTGAGGACGATAACCCAGGCCGGGTGTACACATCAGCGCCTAAAGAGGCGTTCAAGCTTGGATATTTCGATGTCATGTGTCTGGTACTTAATCGAATGATTG GAACTGGCATCTTCAACTCGCCCCAAAGAGTAATGCAAGGGACTCGTTCAACCGGTGCAACACTTCTTCTCTGGCTTGCTGGAGTAGTTTACTGTCTATCAGGTGTTCACGTCTACATCGAGTACGGCCTAAATGTTCCTCGTTACACTATTAACGGAGTTGAGCAGAGTGTCCCGCGCAGTGGCGGAGATCTCAATTACCTTCAATATGTCTACCGAAAGCCTGCATATAGGAAAGGAACCGTACTCTTGAGTACCTGCATGTTCGGCTTCTGCTTTATAGCACTCGGCAACATGGCAGGCAACTGCATCAACTTCGCTACTATGGTGCTTTCGGCGGCGGGAGATGATAACCCGTCTTCTGGTGCCGTTAGGGGTATCGCCATTGGTATCGCGATCCTCACTTGCTTCATTCACACATTCTCTCGAAGAGGGGGCATTCTTCTCAACAACATGCTGGCTATGATCAAAGTTATGATgcttctcctcatcatcgtgaCAGCTATTGTTGTCGGAGCTGGAGGCCTAAAAGATGCTGATGGCAACCCAGTGCAAAAGGAGATTGAAAACAACACTCGACCATCCAGTGCTTTCGCCGAGTCTGGCGATGCCAATGGATATGCACATGCCTTTCTTGCCATCATCTTCAGTTTCTCGGGCTTTGAGCAGCCAAACTATGTCATGGGTGAGATCAGCCGACCAAAACGGAAGCATCCGGTCGCTATGCTTCTTGGTGTCGGTACTGCTATCTTGCTTTATATGGCTGTGAATATTTCCTAT ATGGTGGTGGTTCCTAGCGACGACCAAATATACGACAACGTAGCACAGAGGTTCTTTGAGCTCACCCTCGGCAGTCTGAATAACAGCGGGACTGGAAAGCGCATATTTCATGCCTTTTTGGCTATATCTAGTATGGGAAACATTATTGTTATGACTTACACTGCTGCTCGTGTCAAGCAAGAAATTGCAAAGGAGGGTATCATTCCTTATGCCAAGTTCTTTGCACAGGATGGCGATATCTCATTGGGACGCCTTCTGAATTGGTTCAAGAAGAGAGGGATGTTCAGTTCACTTCTGAGTACACGTTGGCTCTCGCCTGAGGACCATATGGAGAGAACCCCTGTGGGAGCCTTTGTTCTGCACCTCGTTTCTTGTTTTGTTCTGATCTTTGCGACTTGGACTATGGACCCGAAAAGCTCTTACACATTGCTCACGAGCTTGAGTGCATATGTCATCAACGCTTTTTTCGGCACCTTCCTAGGATTGGGAATCCTTATCCTGCGCTTCAAAGGACCTCCCAAGACTGACAAAGATGAAATACAAAGCCCAGCAGCGCCTCCTCAGACTTGGCGCCAAATGACAGGAAAGCACATAAACCCCACACTAAGCGTTATATGCGCTGTTATTTATATCATTGGTGGTTTGTGGCCCATCGTTACCATTTGGATCAAACCCAATGAACCCGAACAAAGACCCGGAAAAGCCGAAGAACAAAGACTCACATGGTGGCTTGTACCCACTATCACATGGTCTGTTATCGGTGGCAGCGTATTCTGGTTTCTCGGTTTTATTGCTTTTGCAATGCGCAGGAAGCACAAGAGAAACGAGATCTTTgtggctgagaagaagcCCGAGTTTGAGAGCGCTGATGGGCCTGACGACTCAGATGGGAGGACAGGCGGATATGTGCTTGTGCATGAGACAGTCTATTTGAGTTGGATTGCGGGAGAGATTCATGATTCAAAAGGATCGGGAACGACTGGGTTTCAGGATCGTCCAGATGCAATGTCTTCTGCTCCAGTAAATCGGTATGCCGGGACTGATTTTGAAGCCTTCTATCAGGAAGAGCGTGTTGCTGCACCAGCAAAAGCGTACTACTCAGAATATCGGCCATGA
- a CDS encoding hypothetical protein (BUSCO:3875at5125), with the protein MPGIVSATGVLAFLTDEEPELKVFALQTLNDDIDTVWTEVAAVLTQIEALYEDESFPERQLAALVLAKVYYHLQAYNDSMVFALAAGDLFKLDSPGEFEETIISKCVDQYIAVTAAKKAPPPASENNDLPELATTFASGAEGAVMSPTTPFSRTTLPPKSLLSRDSIDNTMLEATFQPSFKQFRSGSIAELPEQATDSLQRVIDRLFESCLEEGQYRQVVGIAVEAKNLDVLRSVIKRASDDEKKAVSNPLESSPGPAEDLIEYTLGICMDIVQERGFRTEILKLILGLLSQIPNPDYFAIAKCVVYLNLDEDASRMLQELVRKADRSSIAIAYQIAFDLYDNGTQEFLAKVLDSLPTGEPTKGRLDENVGQPNENEPLLQNQQDSAEDELPGPVLKAYKNIRAILDGSKTIRLNLEFLYRNNRTDLSILNKVRDSLEGRNSIFHTAVTFCNAFMNQGTTNDKFFRDNLEWLGKAVNWSKFTATAALGVIHRGNLSQSRKLLEPYLPRQGGLSSGSIFSQGGALYAYGLIHANHGTEALDYLKEQFSQAEEEVVQHGGALGLGIAGMATGDAGIYEKLREVLFQDSALNGEAVGLAMGLVMLGTGNARALEDMITYAHETTHEKILRGLSIGMALIMFGRQEGADVLIEGLLNDPDPTLRYGGIMTVALAYCGTGSNKAIRKLLHTAVSDVNDDVRRIAVMSLGFILFRKPGSVPRMVELLSESYNPHVRYGSAMALGISCAGTGLDEAIDLLEPMMKDPTDFVRQGALISLAMILVQQNEVMNPKVTSIRKTLKKVVGDRHEDAMTKFGAALALGIIDAGGRNCTIGLQTQTGNLNMAGIVGMAVFTQYWYWFPFTHFLSLSFSPTSIIGLDHDLEIPDIKFHCATRPSLFDYPPEQEVKTEEGPALIATAILSTTAQAKRRAQKKERAQRRESMDIDSAPTKPSGDKMDVDEDKKADETNDKKEEQEKDSATSTETKKKPEKEKVGYEIENMTRVLPGQLKYISFSADRYRPVKKPTGGPLLLIDNDPESRKTLLEEKLKKVTTERAPVAGQQNARGGRPGGQGRSLLDGIAESQRGGANSAMLGQLLRNSGRSPFGLLDADPQTPGGNASGAAAAAGILTAVDEDSDDEEAKTPGEFEYFTDAEDDEDDDE; encoded by the exons ATGCCTGGTATCGTCTCGGCGACCGGCGTTCTCGCCTTCCTCACCGATGAGGAGCCTGAGCTGAAGGTTTTTGCTTTGCAGACTCTCAACGACGACATAGATACTGTCTGGACCGAAGTTGCTGCTGTGCTGACCCAGAT CGAAGCGCTTTACGAAGATGAATCTTTCCCCGAACGCCAGCTTGCCGCGCTTGTTCTCGCAAAGGTCTACTACCACCTTCAGGCCTACAACGACAGTATGGTGTTTGCACTCGCCGCTGGTGATCTCTTCAAGCTCGACTCCCCCGGAGAGTTTGAGGAGACCATCATCTCCAAATGTGTAGATCAGTACATTGCCGTCACTGCTGCAAAGAAGGCGCCCCCTCCGGCTTCCGAGAATAACGATCTTCCGGAGCTAGCTACCACTTTCGCCAGTGGCGCTGAGGGAGCTGTCATGTCTCCTACCACTCCCTTTTCGCGAACGACTTTGCCTCCCAAATCTTTGCTCTCTCGTGATTCGATCGACAACACTATGCTTGAGGCTACCTTCCAGCCCTCGTTCAAGCAGTTCCGGTCTGGCTCCATTGCTGAACTTCCTGAACAGGCCACCGACTCTTTACAGAGGGTCATCGACAGGCTCTTTGAGAGCTGCTTGGAGGAAGGCCAGTATCGACAGGTAGTTGGTATTGCCGTCGAGGCTAAAAATCTAGATGTTCTTCGAAGCGTCATTAAGCGAGCGagcgatgatgagaagaaggccgTATCAAACCCCCTCGAAAGCTCCCCTGGCCCGGCTGAGGACTTGATTGAATATACGCTAGGTATTTGCATGGATATTGTTCAGGAGAGAGGTTTCCGAACCGAGATCCTGAAGCTCATCCTTGGGCTCCTAAGTCAAATTCCCAACCCTGACTATTTTGCTATCGCCAAATGTGTAGTCTATCTTAACCTCGATGAAGATGCCTCTCGCATGCTTCAAGAGCTCGTTAGGAAGGCTGACCGATCTTCCATCGCCATTGCGTACCAAATCGCTTTCGACCTTTACGACAACGGTACACAAGAGTTCCTGGCCAAGGTTTTGGATTCGCTACCTACCGGTGAGCCTACCAAGGGCAGACTCGACGAAAATGTTGGACAGCCCAACGAGAACGAGCCTCTCCTCCAGAATCAGCAAGATTCCGCTGAGGATGAGCTCCCTGGGCCTGTACTCAaggcttataaaaatattcgAGCTATCCTTGACGGTAGTAAGACTATCCGCTTGAACCTCGAGTTCCTCTACCGCAACAACCGAACCGACTTGAGCATTCTCAACAAGGTCCGCGATAGTCTTGAAGGTCGCAATTCCATTTTCCACACTGCTGTTACATTCTGTAACGCTTTCATGAACCAGGGAACCACAAACGATAAATTCTTCCGCGATAATTTGGAATGGTTAGGCAAGGCGGTCAACTGGTCCAAATTTACTGCTACTGCCGCGCTTGGTGTCATTCATCGTGGAAACCTTTCACAGTCCAGGAAGCTTCTCGAGCCTTATCTCCCTAGGCAAGGTGGCCTTAGCAGTGGCTCTATCTTCAGCCAGGGCGGTGCCCTCTACGCCTATGGACTAATCCATGCCAACCATGGAACAGAGGCCTTGGACTACTTGAAGGAGCAATTCAGTCAAGCTGAGGAGGAAGTTGTTCAACATGGTGGCGCTCTTGGCCTCGGTATCGCAGGAATGGCCACTGGTGATGCCGGTATCTATGAAAAGCTTCGGGAGGTTCTCTTCCAGGATTCTGCCCTTAATGGTGAAGCTGTCGGCTTAGCCATGGGTCTCGTCATGCTTGGTACGGGTAACGCTAGGGCCCTGGAGGACATGATCACATACGCACACGAGACTACCCACGAGAAGATCCTCCGTGGTCTCTCGATTGGTATGGCTCTCATCATGTTTGGTCGCCAAGAAGGAGCCGATGTTCTGATTGAGGGTCTCCTCAACGACCCTGATCCTACTCTCCGATACGGTGGTATTATGACTGTTGCTCTTGCCTACTGCGGTACTGGCAGCAACAAGGCCATCCGAAAGCTCCTTCACACTGCAGTTAGCGACGTCAACGATGATGTTCGTCGCATTGCCGTGATGAGTCTCGGTTTCATCCTTTTCCGTAAGCCTGGCAGTGTACCTCGAATGGTTGAGCTTCTATCTGAGTCTTACAACCCTCATGTTCGATATGGTTCCGCCATGGCCCTTGGTATCTCGTGTGCCGGTACTGGCCTTGATGAGGCTATCGATTTGCTCGAGCCTATGATGAAGGACCCTACAGACTTTGTGCGACAGGGTGCTTTGATCTCACTTGCTATGATCCTCGTTCAGCAGAATGAAGTCATGAACCCCAAGGTCACATCAATCCGCAAGACTCTCAAGAAAGTAGTCGGTGACCGCCATGAAGATGCCATGACCAAGTTTGGTGCTGCCTTAGCGCTGGGCATCATTGATGCCGGTGGTCGCAACTGCACCATTGGTCTTCAGACCCAAACCGGCAACCTGAACATGGCCGGTATTGTTGGCATGGCTGTCTTTACTCAATATTGGTACTGGTTCCCCTTCACCCACTTCCTGTCGCTCAGCTTCTCTCCCACCTCCATTATTGGACTGGACCACGACCTTGAGATTCCTGATATAAAGTTCCACTGTGCCACCCGACCAAGCCTCTTTGACTATCCTCCCGAACAAGAAGTCAAGACTGAGGAGGGACCCGCGCTGATCGCTACTGCCATCTTGTCGACGACGGCGCAGGCAAAGCGACGAGCTCAAAAGAAGGAGCGCGCCCAACGACGAGAGAGTATGGATATCGACAGTGCCCCCACCAAGCCTAGTGGTGACAAAATGGACGTCGACGAGGACAAGAAGGCCGATGAAACCAAtgacaagaaggaggagcaaGAGAAGGATTCTGCTACTTCTAcagagacgaagaagaagcctgagaaggagaaggttgGCTACGAGATTGAGAACATGACCCGAGTCCTCCCCGGCCAACTCAAGTACATCAGCTTCTCTGCTGACCGCTACAGGCCTGTGAAGAAG CCAACTGGTGGTCCCCTGCTGCTCATTGATAACGACCCTGAGTCGCGAAAGACGTTGTTGGAGGAAAAGCTGAAGAAGGTTACAACAGAGCGAGCTCCTGTCGCAGGTCAGCAAAACGCCAGGGGTGGGCGACCCGGCGGCCAAGGACGATCTTTGCTTGATGGTATCGCCGAATCCCAGCGGGGAGGAGCCAACAGTGCTATGCTCGGACAGCTGTTGCGCAACTCAGGCCGGTCGCCATTCGGTCTTCTTGATGCCGACCCCCAAACTCCTGGTGGTAATGCATCAGGTgctgcagcagcagctggTATTTTGACCGCTGTTGACGAGGACTCTGACGACGAAGAGGCTAAGACACCTGGCGAGTTCGAGTACTTCACAGATGCCGAggatgacgaagacgacgacgagtaA
- a CDS encoding hypothetical protein (TransMembrane:1 (i53-71o)~BUSCO:13666at5125) → MVSRLRPLRSLPTVSQAPARVQSRCFIATRLRPSPAKPSTSVKAAPAPRYPSASIAVLLAGAASFCVAYQLSQQSPTRCDFHSEAESVSDLQGASLPCYRIDEVRKHDARSDHPWVIHRDKVYDITEWIGAHPGGDVILRAAGGSIDRYWDIFSIHKNDYVYDILNQYLIGYVDPEDLVNGRPSQDEIEDPFSDDPARHPALVTMTEKPRNAETPANAMTNEFLTPNDLFYVRNHMWVPKIAEDGKNHNLTIELPDGTIKEYTLGDLKSRFKPHKVTAALQCSGNRRRHMNEGSGRKTNGLPWTTGAISNACWEGVLLSDVLADAGFDLQSGLAGESEAKHVQFSGLEAYGASIPIKKAIDPQGDVILAYGMNGQALPRDHGFPLRAIVPGHVAARSVKWLNHVTLSDEESTSQWQRRDYKCFGPNQTQVDWDTAPSIQEMPVQSAITTCKLGDWTKSNDTYTKPASLTGYAYSGGGRAIVRVDVSADNGKTWSQASIVPDCSTKEGEQSPCFGHAAWAWRRWKFDGPVPLSAFETSESGKRYATFVVKATDEAYNTQPESYAATWNIRGNLATAWHRVKVCDESSIEDGRGQIDSRE, encoded by the coding sequence ATGGTCAGCCGACTACGGCCCCTACGATCATTACCTACTGTCTCACAAGCTCCTGCGAGAGTACAATCTCGTTGTTTTATTGCAACTCGATTAAGGCCATCACCCGCAAAGCCTTCTACTTCTGTTAAAGCAGCGCCTGCACCGAGATACCCAAGTGCTTCCATCGCAGTGCTCCTCGCTGGAGCAGCTTCCTTTTGTGTCGCATACCAGTTGTCGCAGCAATCTCCTACAAGATGCGATTTCCACTCTGAAGCCGAAAGTGTTTCTGACCTACAAGGAGCCTCTCTGCCTTGTTATCGCATTGATGAAGTGCGCAAACACGACGCTCGCTCCGATCATCCTTGGGTCATCCACCGTGATAAAGTGTACGACATCACAGAATGGATAGGCGCGCATCCTGGCGGCGATGTTATCCTTCGCGCTGCGGGAGGTTCTATTGATCGGTACTGGGATATCTTTTCCATTCACAAGAACGACTACGTCTACGATATTCTAAATCAGTACTTGATCGGTTATGTCGACCCAGAAGATCTGGTTAACGGACGTCCGTCCCAAGATGAGATTGAAGACCCCTTCTCCGATGATCCAGCTCGACATCCAGCTCTGGTAACCATGACAGAAAAGCCCAGGAACGCAGAGACTCCCGCAAATGCTATGACGAACGAATTTCTTACCCCCAACGACCTATTCTACGTACGCAACCACATGTGGGTGCCAAAAATCGCCGAGGACGGCAAAAATCACAATCTCACGATAGAGCTTCCTGATGGCACCATAAAAGAATATACCCTTGGTGATCTCAAATCGCGTTTCAAACCCCACAAAGTTACTGCTGCCCTTCAATGTTCTGGCAACCGTCGCCGACACATGAATGAAGGATCGGGAAGAAAGACCAACGGCCTCCCATGGACTACTGGAGCCATCTCTAACGCTTGCTGGGAAGGCGTACTACTTTCCGACGTGCTGGCAGATGCAGGTTTTGACTTGCAGTCTGGATTGGCAGGAGAATCAGAAGCCAAGCACGTTCAATTCTCTGGCTTGGAAGCCTACGGTGCATCAATCCCTATCAAAAAAGCCATTGACCCCCAAGGCGATGTGATACTCGCCTATGGAATGAACGGCCAGGCACTTCCGCGCGATCACGGATTCCCACTACGCGCGATTGTTCCAGGACATGTTGCTGCGCGGTCTGTGAAATGGCTGAACCATGTCACGCTCAGCGATGAAGAGAGCACATCCCAATGGCAGCGACGCGATTATAAATGCTTTGGACCAAACCAGACACAAGTAGACTGGGATACCGCACCATCTATCCAGGAAATGCCTGTCCAAAGTGCTATAACGACTTGCAAACTTGGTGACTGGACGAAGAGCAATGATACTTATACCAAACCCGCTTCATTGACCGGCTATGCATATTCGGGCGGCGGCCGTGCCATTGTCCGCGTTGATGTCTCTGCAGACAACGGCAAGACTTGGTCACAGGCTTCCATCGTTCCCGACTGCTCGAcgaaagaaggtgaacaATCTCCCTGTTTTGGTCACGCCGCCTGGGCTTGGCGAAGATGGAAGTTCGACGGACCTGTACCGCTGAGTGCTTTCGAGACATCAGAGTCAGGGAAGCGATACGCTACCTTTGTTGTGAAAGCCACCGATGAAGCATATAATACGCAGCCAGAGAGTTATGCTGCAACATGGAATATTCGTGGAAACCTTGCCACGGCGTGGCATCGCGTCAAGGTTTGTGATGAAAGCTCTATCGAGGATGGTCGCGGACAGATTGATTCTCGAGAGTAA
- a CDS encoding hypothetical protein (TransMembrane:1 (o38-56i)), translating into MNTMTPPLIPPTQSTMANKTHLEFTDPWSLHEDRQAGIFAWVILGLMFGFFIGIVVRDMVKKSRTRELQDEWSTFTKLLNHLVHLPCILCTKDNYIPVWYSFTNIFRSPENQRHWKTKEEEEKEVARGPFDSRAVIARLGGGWPPKKSSSDLESGSQDTEIELLYLPKVTDLPAAGTGLPKIEKLSVVFEVPEILPSNTDQKDDGFQPDSIHGSGSGPDSLSKLTATFNFQPTKDQNKSPTVAEKGKERLTEGQKDMDETGKKGTDGEDETSHKDHGDSSTRKSGESSRQT; encoded by the coding sequence ATGAATACAATGACACCGCCACTGATACCTCCCACTCAGTCTACAATGGCCAACAAGACTCACCTTGAGTTTACAGACCCTTGGTCTCTGCACGAGGATCGCCAAGCTGGCATCTTCGCCTGGGTCATTTTGGGTCTGATGTTTGGCTTCTTTATCGGCATTGTTGTGCGGGACATGGTGAAAAAGTCACGCACCAGAGAGCTCCAAGATGAGTGGTCAACCTTTACCAAACTCCTCAACCACTTGGTCCACCTGCCTTGTATTCTCTGCACCAAGGACAACTACATACCCGTGTGGTACTCCTTCACCAACATCTTCCGGTCCCCAGAGAACCAACGCCACTGGAAgacaaaggaagaagaagaaaaggaggtAGCCAGAGGTCCGTTCGACAGCCGAGCTGTTATCGCACGGCTAGGCGGCGGCTGGCCCCCCAAGAAGTCCAGTTCAGACCTTGAAAGCGGCAGCCAGGACACAGAGATTGAGTTGCTGTATCTCCCTAAGGTCACCGATCTCCCCGCGGCAGGTACTGGACTTCCCAAGATCGAAAAGCTTTCTGTCGTCTTTGAGGTTCCTGAGATCTTGCCATCAAACACGGACCAAAAAGACGACGGTTTTCAACCTGATTCTATCCACGGTTCTGGTTCGGGTCCGGATAGTCTCTCTAAGCTGACGGCAACCTTCAACTTCCAACCCACAAAGGACCAGAACAAGAGTCCAACTGTCGCCGAAAAGGGCAAGGAGAGGTTGACTGAGGGTCAGAAGGACATGGATGAGACTGGCAAGAAGGGGACCGACGGAGAGGACGAAACAAGTCACAAGGATCACGGAGACTCGAGCACCAGGAAGTCTGGTGAATCTAGTCGCCAAACATGA
- a CDS encoding hypothetical protein (TransMembrane:12 (i92-109o129-148i160-179o185-207i219-241o253-273i368-390o410-429i466-487o499-519i540-558o564-582i)~BUSCO:23319at5125), with product MTEPGLRQTAGTSAQDPGDLEIRLENTLPSSTTQSKLGSQDPISYLYLTLDTPLPTVPSYHGQSSAANTDLPQCPDLRPYASPFTMPRARKNIMLALSCIATMLTAYTAGTYSPPSRAMARDIGASHTATLVGITTFCAGFAFAPMALAPISEIWGRRPVFILAGFVFVIFQAVCSVMPNLVGMLIARFFVGVGGSVFSSVVGGVIADLWEKEERNTPMALFSGFVLFGTGLGPLVAAAFVNDLEDDTLAWKWSFWHQVILDALLLVAIVVLFKETRGSVLLSRKAKKLNEWYQKLEDAGVYGVWVTDAQEHSSNSSSASSVETLAEHDTKIEYEQRSSLRRIRWLVEADEQRPPLLQMMATSVKRPFYLLFTEPVVFSFSLWAAFSWAVLYLSFSVVPYLYADNYNMSMRIYVAMMISAIVATTVGILQENLMKHPLWSGPYHEKEVSKFWRFMRKHFPADSPEARLYFSCMTSLLLPAGLFVAFLSPASTSHYTQAIGIGFANWGIYSVYLATFNYLADTYHMYASSALAAQSFSRNVLGGIFPVLTGIMFDNLGLRTAGCVLGGIASVLTLVPWVLMIFGSKIRARSKFAISLQK from the exons ATGACAGAACCTGGGTTGCGTCAGACTGCAGGTACTTCCGCTCAAGACCCTGGTGATCTCGAGATAAGGCTAGAGAACACTCTCCCATCATCGACGACACAATCGAAACTTGGCAGCCAAGATCCTATATCATATTTGTATCTGACTCTTGACACTCCATTGCCAACAGTTCCTTCATACCATGGACAAAGCTCTGCTGCCAACACTGATCTGCCACAATGTCCAGATCTACGACCGTACGCATCCCCCTTTACCATGCCGCGGGCACGGAAGAACATCATGCTTGCGCTGTCGTGTATTGCCACCATGCTCACGGCATACACAGCTGGAACTTATTCACCCCCCTCCCGAGCAATGGCTAGGGATATAGGAGCAAGTCATACCGCAACACTTGTTGGAATCACAACCTTCTGCGCGGGCTTTGCCTTTGCGCCCATGGCCCTCGCCCCCATTTCCGAGATCTGGGGTCGACGACCAGTTTTTATCCTGGCTGgttttgtctttgtcatcTTCCAAGCCGTCTGCTCTGTCATGCCAAACTTGGTTGGCATGCTGATCGCTCGCTTCTTCGTTGGTGTCGGTGGTTCTGTCTTTAGTTCAGTCGTCGGCGGAGTCATCGCTGACCTCtgggaaaaggaagagagaaacACACCCATGGCCCTGTTCAGTGGTTTTGTGCTCTTCGGTACTGGACTTGGACCCTTGGTGGCAGCTGCTTTCGTCAACGACCTGGAAGACGATACCCTGGCTTGGAAATGGTCGTTCTGGCATCAAGTCATCTTGGATGCGCTACTGTTGGTTGCTATCGTGGTGCTCTTCAAAGAGACTCGGGGCTCAGTGTTGCTGTCACGGAAGGCTAAGAAGCTAAACGAGTGGTACCAGAAACTGGAGGACGCAGGCGTTTACGGAGTCTGGGTTACTGATGCCCAGGAACACTCCAGCAACAGCTCATCTGCGTCAAGCGTCGAGACATTGGCGGAACACGATACGAAAATCGAGTACGAACAGCGAAGCAGCCTACGAAGGATTCGGTGGCTTGTGGAAGCTGACGAACAGCGACCTCCTCTTCTGCAGATGATGGCCACTTCAGTCAAGAGGCCTTTCTATCTCCTCTTCACCGAGCCCGTcgtcttttccttctctcttTGGGCCGCATTCTCGTGGGCCGTCCTCTACCTGTCTTTCTCTGTCGTGCCATATTTGTACGCGGACAACTATAACATGTCTATGCGTATCTACGTGGCAATGATGATTTCGGCCATCGTTGCAACAACAGTGGGTATCCTTCAGGAGAATCTCATGAAGCACCCTCTCTGGTCTGGCCCTTATCACGAGAAAGAAGTATCTAAATTCTGGCGGTTCATGAGAAAGCACTTTCCTGCAGACTCTCCCGAGGCTCGACTGTACTTTTCGTGTATGACATCGCTTCTTCTACCCGCGGGCTTGTTCGTTGCGTTCCTGAGTCCCGCCAGTACGAGTCACTACACGCAGGCCATCGGAATTGGTTTTGCGAACTGGGGTATTTACTCTGTGTATCTTGCCACATTCAATTATCTTGCCGATACATACCACATGTATGCCTCGTCAGCACTCGCTGCACAGAGCTTCAGCCGCAATGTGCTGGGCGGGATATTCCCGGTCTTGACTGGAATAATGTTTGACAATCTTGGACTGAGAACTGCAGGATGTGTGTTGGGAGGCATTGCATCTGTTTTGACGCTTGTTCCATGGGTCCTCATGATTTTCGGAAGCAAAATTCGAGCGAGAAGCAAGTTCGCAATT TCTTTGCAAAAGTAA